One part of the Sorangiineae bacterium MSr11954 genome encodes these proteins:
- a CDS encoding antibiotic biosynthesis monooxygenase, with protein sequence MDTSILLRSDIATLVVVFTVEPENQEKLIQILEGGIETVMSKQAGCISATFLKSKDGRRVISYAQWRSGKDLEAGADRSQPQVAAYFESVKALAKLEPILCDVVSVHL encoded by the coding sequence GTGGACACTTCGATTCTTTTGCGCAGCGACATCGCCACCCTGGTCGTGGTCTTCACAGTCGAGCCGGAGAACCAGGAAAAGCTGATTCAGATCCTCGAAGGCGGCATCGAGACCGTGATGAGCAAGCAGGCGGGCTGCATCTCCGCGACGTTCCTCAAGAGCAAGGACGGCCGTCGCGTCATCAGCTACGCGCAGTGGCGAAGCGGGAAGGACCTCGAAGCGGGGGCCGATCGAAGCCAGCCGCAGGTGGCCGCATACTTCGAGAGCGTGAAGGCCTTGGCAAAGCTCGAGCCGATCCTGTGCGACGTCGTGTCCGTGCATCTTTGA
- a CDS encoding M48 family metalloprotease, giving the protein MHHLANVARARLGVSREIEILQKAGPAAHLNAATHRTSDGPLLIQLQGDLLERLDDDGVLAVLGHEIGHHLAHGPRGMSGVDPFFLYHILAGSRRIGHRELAAAYCRAAEITADRIGLIACRNPEAVVRMATILGGIENVWPAEWVESIRKSRMYAEAVSNRHRHAIGDSHPEVIIRIYATWLFSESDVYRALTGLGPATCSLEEIDSRLHALIGPYAAAEDRGLPPEGEPPLIDRASDVLTGAAERLREAFTKTIRNVPTRITVPRARRDNVDRADPDRDLLKEASEELERELERETSDDLERRFAELERSSNNSESR; this is encoded by the coding sequence GTGCACCATCTCGCGAACGTCGCGCGAGCGCGTCTTGGTGTCTCGCGCGAGATCGAGATTCTTCAAAAGGCGGGACCTGCCGCGCATTTGAACGCCGCAACGCATCGCACGAGCGACGGCCCGCTGCTCATCCAGCTGCAAGGAGATCTTCTCGAGCGGCTCGACGACGACGGCGTGCTCGCGGTGCTCGGTCACGAGATCGGCCATCACCTCGCGCACGGTCCGCGCGGCATGAGCGGCGTCGATCCATTCTTCTTGTACCACATTCTCGCTGGCTCTCGGCGGATCGGCCATCGGGAGCTCGCCGCCGCATACTGCAGGGCGGCCGAGATAACGGCAGACCGGATAGGTCTCATTGCCTGTCGCAATCCCGAAGCGGTCGTGCGCATGGCGACCATCCTCGGCGGCATCGAGAACGTGTGGCCCGCGGAATGGGTCGAGAGCATTCGCAAGAGCCGGATGTACGCCGAGGCCGTGAGCAACCGTCATCGTCACGCGATCGGAGACTCACACCCCGAGGTGATCATCCGAATCTACGCCACCTGGCTCTTCTCCGAGAGCGATGTCTATCGCGCGCTTACGGGCCTCGGTCCGGCAACGTGCTCGCTCGAAGAGATCGACTCGCGTCTCCACGCGCTCATCGGACCTTATGCCGCCGCCGAAGACAGGGGACTCCCTCCCGAGGGCGAACCACCCCTCATCGATCGCGCAAGCGACGTCCTGACGGGCGCCGCGGAGCGCTTGCGTGAAGCATTCACCAAGACAATTCGGAACGTACCTACCCGCATCACGGTGCCGCGCGCTCGGAGAGACAACGTCGATCGCGCAGACCCCGATCGAGACCTGCTGAAAGAGGCGTCCGAGGAGCTCGAGCGCGAGTTGGAACGGGAGACGAGCGACGATCTCGAACGTCGATTCGCAGAGCTCGAACGAAGCTCGAACAACTCCGAGTCGAGATAA